In Marinobacter antarcticus, one genomic interval encodes:
- a CDS encoding multifunctional CCA tRNA nucleotidyl transferase/2'3'-cyclic phosphodiesterase/2'nucleotidase/phosphatase, whose protein sequence is MQTYLVGGAVRDELLGLEVKDRDWVVVGATPEQMLAKGFTQVGSDFPVFLHPKTHEEYALARTERKQGHGYHGFSVYSATDVTLEEDLLRRDLTINAMARSEQGELTDPFHGRKDLEARELRHVSEAFKEDPLRILRTARFAARFRPLGFSVCTETMELMRTMVTEGEVEHLVPERVWQEIQRALHEQAPGTFFQVLRDCGALTVLIPELTPDTDFRAVIDTLQCVHASNGSTAERFAALLCSLDEPACMARARALKAPNDCQQLARLTVAFIGVIRRLDPAQPDAGTVLELLEKADIWRRPERFSNLINVLGCALEPANLKQLAPLRKAADATSRVDPQTLMKQGFSGKELGQAIRAERLARIAQTVSRPSS, encoded by the coding sequence ATGCAAACCTATCTGGTTGGCGGCGCCGTTCGCGATGAATTACTGGGCCTGGAAGTTAAAGATCGTGACTGGGTGGTGGTCGGCGCAACCCCGGAACAAATGCTTGCCAAGGGCTTTACCCAGGTAGGGTCCGACTTCCCCGTATTCCTGCATCCCAAAACCCATGAGGAATATGCCCTCGCTCGTACCGAACGTAAACAGGGCCACGGCTATCACGGCTTCAGTGTTTACAGCGCAACGGATGTCACTCTTGAAGAAGACCTGCTGCGCAGGGATCTGACCATCAACGCAATGGCGCGCTCGGAACAGGGTGAGCTGACAGACCCCTTTCACGGCAGAAAAGATCTTGAGGCCCGAGAGCTGCGCCACGTCTCGGAGGCCTTCAAAGAGGACCCTCTGCGCATCCTGAGGACCGCGCGCTTCGCTGCACGTTTCCGGCCTCTCGGTTTTAGCGTCTGTACAGAAACCATGGAGCTCATGCGCACCATGGTTACCGAAGGCGAAGTGGAGCATCTTGTTCCCGAGCGAGTGTGGCAGGAGATTCAGCGGGCACTGCACGAACAGGCCCCCGGTACTTTTTTTCAGGTACTGCGGGACTGTGGCGCACTCACCGTGTTGATTCCCGAACTGACTCCCGATACCGACTTCCGCGCCGTCATTGATACCCTGCAATGCGTTCACGCCAGCAACGGCTCAACGGCGGAGCGTTTTGCCGCATTGCTCTGCTCACTCGATGAGCCTGCCTGTATGGCAAGAGCAAGAGCTCTGAAAGCGCCTAACGACTGCCAGCAACTTGCCCGGCTAACTGTGGCTTTTATAGGTGTGATCAGGCGACTCGACCCTGCTCAACCGGATGCAGGCACTGTGCTTGAATTACTTGAAAAGGCTGATATCTGGCGCCGGCCTGAACGCTTCTCAAACCTGATCAATGTACTTGGGTGCGCTCTCGAGCCTGCTAATCTGAAGCAACTGGCCCCACTCAGGAAAGCCGCTGATGCCACATCACGCGTTGACCCCCAGACACTGATGAAACAGGGTTTTTCGGGCAAAGAGCTGGGCCAGGCAATCCGGGCGGAGCGTCTGGCACGTATAGCTCAGACAGTCTCCCGCCCATCCTCCTGA
- a CDS encoding murein hydrolase activator EnvC family protein, which yields MRLTALLALALTLVLIAAPAAFGQEVTPSQVEDLKERIEDIDDWLADAEKDRSSLERQLAAAERTISKLTRERRSLREQVKEQQQRLAGLQSEERELSRTLERQRESLRKQIRTAWMEGDAPAVKVLLNEINPDNIARAMTYYEYLSRDTVRRLETFQKNLQELKVTQAAVQSTRAELAKTEEGVIQRQQGLKASRQERQKTLIALNQDIRSRRSEKDELESDRKRLEKLLSEVQQAIANIPSPNESQPFASLRNKLPWPAQGKVTSRFGDKYADGKLSRNGLLIQTGEDAEVKAIHYGRVVFANWLRGFGLITIIDHGDGYMTLYGHSSSLFTSPGDWVAAGEAIALAGRTGGTENPALYFEVRHNGKPDNPGRWLGK from the coding sequence TTGCGACTAACGGCACTACTGGCGCTTGCACTCACGCTTGTACTTATTGCAGCGCCGGCAGCCTTCGGGCAAGAGGTTACGCCGTCCCAGGTTGAAGACCTCAAAGAACGCATTGAGGACATCGATGACTGGCTGGCCGACGCCGAGAAGGACCGCTCCTCTCTGGAGCGACAGCTTGCTGCGGCTGAACGCACGATCAGCAAACTGACCCGTGAGCGTCGATCTCTGCGCGAGCAGGTGAAAGAACAGCAGCAGCGTCTTGCCGGCCTCCAAAGCGAGGAGCGTGAACTGTCCCGAACCCTGGAACGCCAGCGCGAAAGCCTGAGAAAGCAAATCCGCACGGCCTGGATGGAGGGTGATGCGCCAGCCGTAAAAGTTCTGCTTAACGAAATCAATCCGGACAACATTGCCCGGGCCATGACCTACTACGAATACCTCAGCCGCGACACCGTCAGGCGCCTGGAAACCTTTCAAAAGAATCTTCAGGAACTGAAAGTTACACAAGCAGCGGTTCAGAGCACCCGAGCCGAACTCGCAAAAACCGAGGAAGGCGTCATCCAACGCCAGCAGGGATTGAAGGCCTCCCGCCAGGAACGCCAGAAAACCCTGATCGCTCTTAATCAGGACATCCGCAGCCGTCGCAGCGAAAAAGATGAACTGGAATCTGATCGCAAGCGGTTGGAAAAACTGCTTTCGGAAGTGCAGCAGGCCATTGCCAACATTCCATCACCAAACGAGTCACAGCCCTTCGCATCGCTCAGAAACAAACTGCCCTGGCCGGCACAGGGCAAGGTGACCAGCCGGTTCGGTGACAAGTACGCAGATGGCAAGCTAAGCAGAAACGGCCTGCTCATTCAGACCGGCGAGGATGCAGAAGTAAAAGCCATTCACTATGGCAGAGTTGTTTTCGCCAACTGGCTTCGGGGCTTTGGACTGATAACAATCATTGATCACGGCGATGGCTACATGACACTCTATGGCCACAGCAGCAGCCTGTTTACCAGCCCCGGCGATTGGGTTGCCGCCGGCGAAGCCATTGCTCTGGCGGGCCGCACTGGCGGCACGGAAAACCCGGCACTGTATTTTGAGGTGCGTCATAATGGAAAGCCAGACAACCCGGGGCGCTGGCTGGGCAAGTGA
- the secB gene encoding protein-export chaperone SecB — translation MAENQQAAAGSDNQNQAQFALQRIYVKDLSFESPNSPAVFQEQWKPQVNLDLNTAHNKVSDNQYEVVLSLTVTAKIDEKVVYIVEIQQAGVFLVAGIEGPQLGQMLGAYCPTILFPYAREAIDGVVNKGSFPALMLAPVNFDAIYAQALQRKQEEAAGEAGEEQKTH, via the coding sequence ATGGCAGAGAATCAGCAAGCCGCCGCAGGCAGTGACAACCAGAACCAGGCCCAGTTTGCCCTGCAGCGTATTTATGTGAAGGATCTCTCTTTTGAGTCCCCTAATTCACCGGCGGTATTTCAGGAGCAATGGAAACCTCAGGTGAATCTGGACTTGAACACAGCCCATAACAAAGTAAGCGACAATCAGTATGAGGTTGTGCTGTCATTGACCGTTACGGCGAAAATTGACGAGAAAGTCGTTTACATTGTTGAAATTCAGCAGGCGGGTGTATTCCTCGTGGCGGGCATTGAAGGCCCGCAGCTTGGTCAGATGCTGGGCGCTTACTGCCCGACCATTCTGTTTCCCTACGCCCGTGAAGCCATCGATGGTGTTGTTAACAAGGGCAGCTTCCCGGCGTTGATGCTGGCTCCGGTTAACTTCGATGCCATCTACGCTCAGGCGCTCCAGCGCAAGCAGGAAGAGGCAGCTGGAGAAGCAGGAGAAGAGCAGAAGACTCACTGA
- the gpmI gene encoding 2,3-bisphosphoglycerate-independent phosphoglycerate mutase: protein MTALRKPTALIILDGWGYRDPADDNAISNAKTPFWDKLWQSRPKALINTSGMFVGLPKGQMGNSEVGHMNLGAGRVVYQSLTRIDKDLEDGTFNENNALCSAIDKAVSNGGAVHLMGLLSPGGVHCHEDHILAAAELAASRGAKEVYVHAFLDGRDMPPRSARPSLEKAAAKLKSLGVGRVASIVGRYFAMDRDNRWDRVESAYNLMTLGDSEFTATDPLSGLDQAYERGENDEFVKPTRIHSAGEPAGTINDGDAVLFMNFRADRAREMTRAFVDESFEGFERRKHPKLADFVMLTEYAADIKASCAYPPEQLVNGLGEYVSGLGKTQLRIAETEKYAHVTFFFNGGLETPFAGEDRILVPSPKVATYDLQPEMSAPEVTDKLVEAIKSGKYDLVVCNYANGDMVGHTGKLDAAIKAAECLDHCVQRVVEALDEVGGEALITADHGNCEQMADPISGQAHTAHTTGPVPLVYTGNRSISLKQDGSLSDVAPSLLTLMGLEQPKEMTGHSLVTID, encoded by the coding sequence ATGACAGCACTGCGCAAGCCGACAGCATTGATTATCCTTGACGGCTGGGGCTACCGTGACCCAGCCGACGACAACGCCATCAGCAACGCCAAGACACCCTTCTGGGACAAGCTCTGGCAGTCCCGACCAAAGGCGCTGATCAACACCTCAGGCATGTTTGTGGGGCTACCAAAGGGCCAGATGGGCAATTCGGAAGTGGGGCACATGAATCTCGGCGCAGGGCGCGTGGTTTACCAAAGCCTTACGCGCATTGACAAAGATCTGGAGGATGGCACATTTAATGAAAACAACGCCCTCTGCTCCGCAATCGACAAAGCCGTAAGTAACGGCGGCGCTGTTCATCTTATGGGCCTGTTGTCGCCTGGCGGGGTTCACTGCCACGAAGATCATATTCTTGCTGCCGCAGAGCTTGCCGCTTCAAGGGGCGCAAAAGAAGTGTATGTTCACGCATTTCTTGATGGCAGGGATATGCCGCCCCGCAGTGCGCGCCCCTCTCTGGAAAAAGCCGCCGCAAAACTTAAAAGTCTGGGCGTGGGCCGTGTTGCATCTATTGTTGGCCGTTATTTCGCAATGGACAGAGACAACCGCTGGGATCGAGTTGAAAGCGCCTATAACCTGATGACGCTGGGCGATTCCGAGTTCACGGCAACCGATCCTCTCTCGGGCCTCGATCAGGCCTACGAGCGCGGCGAAAACGATGAGTTTGTAAAACCAACCCGAATCCACAGTGCCGGCGAGCCTGCAGGCACAATCAACGATGGCGACGCAGTACTGTTCATGAACTTCCGTGCTGACCGCGCCCGGGAGATGACTCGCGCCTTCGTGGACGAGAGTTTCGAAGGGTTCGAGCGCCGGAAACATCCAAAGCTTGCCGATTTTGTCATGCTCACTGAATATGCGGCGGATATCAAAGCTTCATGCGCCTATCCCCCAGAGCAACTGGTCAACGGCCTGGGCGAGTACGTGTCCGGGCTCGGTAAAACCCAGCTGCGCATTGCTGAGACAGAGAAATACGCACACGTTACCTTCTTTTTTAATGGCGGGCTGGAAACGCCTTTTGCTGGCGAAGACAGGATTCTGGTGCCCTCCCCCAAAGTTGCCACCTACGATCTGCAACCTGAGATGAGCGCTCCGGAAGTCACTGACAAACTGGTGGAAGCCATCAAGAGCGGCAAGTACGACCTGGTGGTGTGCAACTATGCCAACGGAGACATGGTAGGTCATACCGGCAAACTGGACGCAGCTATCAAGGCGGCAGAATGTCTTGACCATTGCGTGCAGCGAGTTGTTGAAGCTCTTGACGAGGTGGGCGGTGAAGCACTTATAACCGCCGACCACGGCAACTGCGAGCAGATGGCCGATCCTATTTCAGGACAGGCCCATACCGCACACACTACTGGGCCGGTGCCACTGGTATACACGGGCAACCGCAGCATAAGCCTGAAGCAAGACGGCAGCCTGAGCGATGTAGCACCTTCGCTACTTACACTGATGGGCCTGGAACAACCGAAGGAAATGACCGGGCACAGCCTGGTCACGATCGATTGA
- the traF gene encoding conjugal transfer protein TraF, whose product MHQHCLSRLFIAVGLSVAATSALAGPQAFMSSRSFAMGGTGVAAAQPSSATSANPAMMAADHNSWSDDFGLTLPSINARVADEEETIDQIDDIQDAIDQFDSINRTSNPEDAQAVAGDLLTRLYAFDNDTLRANIGLGLGFAIPSKKLSVGFFTTGNLTATVRGEFDEQDRATLQNIVDLDPGNPTDLAQLQSTNLDTELKSRGKIVSSAVVEAGVSFAHALELNNGETLQLGISPKYVELRTFQYTETVSGFEDDEFDGDQYQTDKSGFNLDIGAAYAFGDEKQWNAGIVVKNLIPMELDSAASRPLLGEKVRTLKLNPMATVGIAHTGNYHVVTAEIDLTKNEAFGFEDDTQWLAVGAELDAWRYAQLRAGVRHNLASNDDNSGIEEKTQFTAGLGLNLMGVRFDLGALFSSADVGAALELGTSF is encoded by the coding sequence ATGCACCAACATTGCTTGTCCAGACTGTTTATTGCCGTAGGTTTATCCGTTGCCGCCACCTCGGCGCTGGCCGGCCCTCAGGCCTTTATGTCGTCACGCTCATTTGCCATGGGTGGGACCGGCGTAGCCGCTGCGCAACCCTCATCTGCCACCTCGGCGAATCCCGCCATGATGGCCGCTGACCACAATTCCTGGTCAGACGATTTCGGACTGACACTGCCTTCCATCAACGCACGGGTTGCTGATGAAGAAGAGACAATTGATCAGATTGACGATATTCAGGATGCCATTGATCAGTTTGACAGCATCAACCGAACCTCAAACCCTGAAGATGCGCAGGCTGTGGCCGGAGATCTTCTCACGCGCCTATATGCATTTGACAACGATACACTGCGTGCCAACATCGGTCTCGGGCTTGGCTTTGCAATTCCGAGCAAAAAGCTTTCAGTGGGCTTTTTTACAACAGGAAATTTGACCGCAACGGTACGCGGTGAGTTTGATGAGCAAGACAGAGCGACTCTTCAGAATATAGTTGATCTCGACCCTGGCAACCCAACAGACCTCGCCCAACTCCAAAGTACCAACCTTGATACCGAACTCAAATCACGCGGAAAAATTGTTTCTTCTGCGGTCGTTGAGGCAGGCGTCAGCTTTGCACATGCACTGGAGCTGAATAACGGCGAAACTCTGCAACTGGGCATTTCACCAAAGTATGTCGAGTTGAGAACCTTCCAATACACAGAAACGGTTTCCGGCTTTGAAGACGACGAATTCGACGGTGATCAGTATCAGACCGACAAGAGTGGCTTTAACCTGGACATAGGTGCGGCTTACGCTTTTGGTGATGAAAAACAATGGAACGCGGGCATCGTAGTTAAAAACCTGATCCCCATGGAACTGGATTCTGCAGCAAGCCGCCCTCTGCTCGGAGAGAAGGTGAGAACGCTCAAGCTCAATCCCATGGCAACCGTCGGTATCGCCCACACAGGCAACTATCACGTTGTTACCGCCGAAATTGACCTGACCAAGAACGAAGCCTTTGGTTTCGAAGATGATACCCAGTGGCTTGCCGTGGGTGCAGAACTCGATGCCTGGCGCTATGCCCAGCTTCGTGCCGGTGTTCGCCACAACCTGGCCAGCAACGATGACAACAGCGGCATTGAGGAAAAAACTCAGTTTACAGCCGGTCTGGGCCTGAACCTGATGGGAGTACGCTTTGATCTCGGCGCCCTGTTCAGCAGTGCCGATGTAGGCGCTGCTCTGGAGCTGGGCACCTCTTTCTGA
- a CDS encoding acetyl-CoA C-acetyltransferase translates to MRDVVIVAAKRTAIGSFGGGLSSLSADQLGTAVIKAILEDTGVAGDQISEVVLGQVLTAGCGQNPARQSAINAGIPASVPAMTINKVCGSGLKAVHMAVQAIRCGDAELMIAGGQESMSQAPHVLPNSRNGQRMGNWTMIDTMVTDGLWDAFNDYHMGITAENIVEKYGISREEQDEFAAASQQKAVAAREAGRFDGEIVPVSIPQRKGDPIVISKDEGPRAGVTAESLGKLRPAFKKDGSVTAGNASSLNDGAAAVMVCSAEKAKELGLTPLATIKAHANAGVDPSIMGTGPIPASQRCLKLAGWSVEDLDLIEANEAFAAQAISVNRDMGWDVSKVNVNGGAIAMGHPIGASGCRILVSLLHEMVRRDANKGLATLCIGGGMGVALAVER, encoded by the coding sequence ATGCGTGATGTTGTCATTGTTGCAGCCAAGCGTACTGCTATAGGAAGCTTTGGTGGCGGCCTGTCCAGCCTGAGTGCCGACCAACTCGGCACCGCGGTCATCAAGGCCATTCTCGAGGACACCGGCGTCGCCGGTGATCAGATTAGTGAAGTGGTGCTCGGCCAGGTTCTGACCGCAGGCTGTGGCCAGAACCCTGCCCGTCAGTCCGCCATCAATGCCGGCATCCCGGCCTCGGTGCCCGCCATGACCATCAATAAGGTCTGCGGCTCCGGCCTGAAAGCGGTCCACATGGCGGTTCAGGCGATTCGCTGCGGGGACGCCGAGCTGATGATTGCCGGTGGCCAGGAGAGCATGAGTCAGGCTCCGCACGTTCTGCCCAACAGCCGCAACGGCCAGCGCATGGGCAACTGGACCATGATCGACACCATGGTTACCGACGGTCTCTGGGATGCCTTCAACGACTACCACATGGGCATAACAGCTGAGAACATAGTTGAAAAATACGGCATTAGCCGCGAAGAACAGGACGAGTTTGCAGCGGCATCACAGCAAAAAGCCGTTGCAGCCCGCGAAGCCGGGCGCTTCGATGGTGAAATAGTGCCGGTTTCCATACCCCAGCGTAAAGGCGATCCGATCGTCATCAGCAAAGACGAAGGACCCCGCGCCGGCGTGACCGCCGAAAGCCTTGGCAAGCTGCGCCCGGCCTTCAAGAAAGACGGCTCGGTAACTGCTGGCAACGCCTCATCTCTCAACGATGGCGCGGCGGCGGTTATGGTGTGCAGCGCTGAGAAAGCCAAAGAGCTGGGCTTGACCCCGCTGGCGACGATCAAGGCCCACGCCAATGCAGGCGTTGATCCGAGCATCATGGGCACCGGTCCGATTCCCGCCAGCCAGCGCTGCCTGAAACTGGCAGGCTGGAGCGTTGAAGATCTGGATCTAATTGAAGCCAACGAAGCATTTGCTGCCCAGGCCATCTCCGTAAACCGCGACATGGGCTGGGACGTCAGTAAGGTAAACGTGAACGGCGGCGCTATTGCCATGGGCCACCCCATTGGCGCTTCTGGCTGCCGCATCCTGGTATCGCTGCTGCACGAAATGGTGCGCCGTGATGCAAACAAAGGCCTTGCAACCCTGTGCATCGGCGGCGGCATGGGCGTTGCCCTGGCGGTGGAGCGCTAA
- a CDS encoding flagellar assembly protein T N-terminal domain-containing protein encodes MRLLLWCALMPLMLVASAQAVVLEGVGHANIHNDDLASARAEARNAAMRDLALQYEAQVSTRDTMENGVLTESRIQLASSARARNVKVIDEYRSGNLLRVTVRGDISAGQASCDGGESGRLKKRVAVTGFPLLYPDQASVGRIDDAGEILPQHLQQGLREAGNLQVFSATTSRLFPDLLNAPTMQQSGNRLTNVIQVAREMGVQFVVAGVIRDVGVADPAAWGSSVLDKMQRGVGAADMRRRFAVDVVVLDGFSGSPVYQQRFETAADWNAGPGSSAGFGSEGFRKTHYGEAVAGVVADMTKAVTDALACQPFMARITRVDGQLVTLASGATAGLRPGDELHLYRSARYFDSLGGTPELSDSQLKVTLNNVHPDFSNGLMPQVGGQVNIQRDDIAIIW; translated from the coding sequence ATGCGATTGTTGCTTTGGTGTGCACTGATGCCGTTGATGCTGGTTGCCAGCGCTCAGGCCGTTGTTCTTGAAGGTGTGGGCCATGCCAATATACATAATGACGATCTCGCCTCTGCCCGTGCCGAAGCCCGCAACGCGGCCATGCGTGATCTTGCATTGCAGTACGAGGCGCAGGTAAGTACCAGAGACACCATGGAAAACGGTGTTCTGACCGAATCCAGAATACAGCTGGCCTCCAGTGCCCGAGCGCGGAACGTAAAAGTTATTGATGAGTATCGCAGCGGTAATCTCTTGCGCGTAACCGTGCGCGGAGACATTTCTGCCGGGCAAGCCAGCTGCGACGGAGGTGAGAGCGGCCGGTTGAAAAAGCGGGTGGCGGTAACCGGGTTTCCGCTTCTTTATCCGGATCAGGCCAGTGTAGGGCGTATTGATGATGCCGGCGAAATCCTGCCGCAACATCTACAGCAAGGTCTGCGCGAAGCCGGCAACCTGCAGGTGTTTTCTGCCACGACTTCTCGCCTGTTCCCCGATCTGCTGAATGCACCGACGATGCAGCAGAGCGGTAACCGGCTTACCAATGTGATTCAGGTTGCCCGTGAGATGGGTGTTCAGTTCGTAGTGGCCGGGGTTATCAGGGATGTCGGCGTTGCCGACCCGGCGGCCTGGGGTTCCTCCGTTCTGGACAAGATGCAACGGGGCGTTGGTGCGGCTGATATGCGCCGGCGTTTTGCGGTGGATGTGGTGGTTCTGGATGGTTTCAGCGGCTCGCCGGTATACCAGCAGCGCTTTGAAACTGCGGCCGACTGGAATGCCGGCCCAGGCAGCTCTGCAGGCTTTGGCTCCGAGGGTTTTCGTAAAACGCACTATGGCGAGGCGGTTGCCGGTGTTGTCGCGGATATGACGAAGGCAGTAACCGACGCTCTTGCGTGCCAGCCTTTTATGGCGCGGATTACGCGGGTAGACGGCCAGCTGGTTACTCTGGCGTCAGGTGCGACAGCTGGTTTGCGGCCAGGGGATGAGCTGCATCTGTATCGCAGCGCTCGTTATTTTGATTCTCTGGGAGGAACGCCGGAGCTGAGTGACAGTCAGTTGAAGGTCACTCTCAACAATGTGCATCCGGATTTCAGTAACGGTCTCATGCCCCAGGTCGGCGGGCAGGTAAACATTCAGCGGGACGACATTGCCATTATCTGGTAG
- a CDS encoding LPP20 family lipoprotein, with translation MVIRRIVIPFLAFTLAACAPVGGYRDSDRNRAQSEARFEPITVRVSGFGTYEDVSADRLNTRKRLMARRASQMDAYRNLAERVYGTVIYGSATVNDFVLRNDSFRTYVDSYIRGAKMVAVNEHSDGVVETVMELKLEPRFRACVSKVADDQVQDLCPIPMPGYNDSVGDVQSRNVDALYYLD, from the coding sequence ATGGTCATTCGCCGGATAGTAATCCCTTTTCTGGCTTTCACACTGGCGGCCTGTGCACCCGTTGGTGGCTACCGGGACAGCGACAGAAACAGAGCGCAATCTGAAGCAAGGTTTGAGCCCATTACGGTGCGGGTCAGCGGCTTTGGCACTTACGAAGACGTCAGTGCGGATCGTCTGAATACCCGTAAACGCCTGATGGCACGCAGAGCATCCCAGATGGACGCCTACCGGAACCTGGCGGAGCGGGTTTACGGCACGGTCATTTATGGCAGCGCTACTGTGAACGACTTTGTTCTCCGCAACGACAGCTTCCGCACCTACGTGGACAGCTACATTCGTGGCGCAAAAATGGTAGCTGTTAATGAACACAGCGACGGAGTTGTTGAGACGGTCATGGAGTTAAAACTGGAGCCACGCTTCCGCGCCTGTGTTTCCAAGGTGGCGGATGACCAGGTGCAGGATCTTTGTCCTATACCCATGCCCGGATACAACGACAGTGTTGGTGATGTTCAGAGCAGAAACGTCGACGCCCTGTATTATCTTGATTGA
- the trmL gene encoding tRNA (uridine(34)/cytosine(34)/5-carboxymethylaminomethyluridine(34)-2'-O)-methyltransferase TrmL, with translation MLNVVLYEPEIPPNTGNIIRLCANTGCRLHLIEPLGFNLEDKQMRRAGLDYSEYTTVKVHKNYQAFLDSEQPRRLFGLTTKGQRYYHQVAYQEDDYLMFGPETRGLPQEVREGLSAEHCLKVPMCPESRSLNLSNTAALVVYEAWRQLGFTGSVNGKL, from the coding sequence ATGCTGAATGTAGTGCTGTACGAGCCGGAGATACCGCCTAATACGGGTAATATCATCCGGCTATGCGCTAACACAGGCTGCAGACTGCATCTGATCGAGCCTCTGGGTTTCAACCTTGAAGACAAACAGATGCGGCGTGCAGGGCTGGACTACAGCGAATACACCACGGTAAAAGTCCACAAGAACTATCAGGCGTTTCTCGACAGCGAACAACCTCGGCGGCTGTTTGGCTTGACCACCAAAGGCCAACGTTACTATCACCAGGTTGCCTATCAAGAAGATGACTACCTGATGTTTGGTCCCGAAACCCGCGGCCTGCCCCAGGAAGTGCGCGAAGGCTTATCCGCAGAACACTGCCTGAAAGTGCCTATGTGTCCCGAAAGCCGCAGCCTGAATCTGTCCAATACCGCTGCGTTGGTCGTATACGAAGCCTGGCGACAGCTGGGATTTACGGGTTCGGTAAACGGCAAACTATAA
- a CDS encoding pteridine reductase: MPENTPVALITGSAHRLGARTAQMLHDRGWNLVIHYRSREAQADGLVKAMNHQRQNSAIALQADLSEIADTRLLGHEAAEQWGRLDALVNNASVFYPNPTPEATEDDWDNIMHTNLKAPFFLMQACLPALRESAGSVVNLIDIYSEKPLPEHPLYCASKAGLAALTRSWAKDLAPEVRVNGVSPGAILWPEGDAAVDAGYQSRILDKTPLKRTGTPDDIARTIVFLLTEAPFITGQIISVDGGRSLNM; this comes from the coding sequence ATGCCTGAGAACACTCCTGTTGCCCTGATTACCGGCTCGGCACACCGCCTTGGCGCCCGCACCGCTCAAATGCTCCACGATCGTGGCTGGAACCTGGTTATCCACTACCGGAGCCGTGAAGCGCAGGCCGACGGTCTCGTGAAAGCCATGAACCATCAGCGCCAGAACTCAGCGATCGCATTGCAGGCCGACCTTAGCGAAATCGCGGATACAAGGCTTCTGGGCCATGAAGCGGCGGAACAGTGGGGGCGGCTGGATGCGCTGGTTAACAACGCATCTGTGTTCTACCCAAATCCGACTCCGGAGGCAACTGAGGACGACTGGGATAACATCATGCACACCAATCTCAAGGCGCCGTTTTTTCTGATGCAAGCGTGTCTGCCCGCGCTGCGGGAAAGCGCCGGCAGCGTTGTGAACCTGATTGACATATACAGTGAAAAGCCGTTGCCGGAACACCCTCTTTACTGCGCCAGCAAAGCCGGCCTCGCCGCCCTCACCCGCTCCTGGGCCAAAGACCTGGCACCTGAAGTACGAGTAAACGGAGTCTCCCCAGGGGCTATTCTCTGGCCGGAAGGCGACGCAGCGGTTGATGCAGGCTACCAGAGCAGGATTCTGGACAAGACCCCCCTGAAACGCACCGGCACACCGGACGACATCGCCCGAACCATTGTGTTTTTGCTGACCGAAGCCCCGTTTATTACCGGGCAGATTATTTCTGTGGATGGCGGGCGAAGCCTGAACATGTAA
- a CDS encoding rhodanese-like domain-containing protein has product MDRLFEFVVNHYILASLFVAFVIAILLLESRRGGAKISAQGAVSLINRNEAVVVDIRDRKEFGEGRITGSINIPLNSLKSRAAELKKHKDKQIIVADKMGQHSAMAVKQLNAEGYANVVRLNGGVSDWRASNLPLVKK; this is encoded by the coding sequence ATGGATCGGTTGTTTGAATTTGTCGTTAACCACTACATTCTAGCGTCGCTGTTTGTGGCTTTTGTAATTGCCATTCTGCTTCTGGAATCCCGCCGTGGGGGAGCCAAGATTTCTGCCCAGGGAGCGGTTAGCCTGATCAACCGGAATGAGGCTGTAGTTGTTGACATACGTGATCGCAAAGAGTTTGGTGAGGGCCGTATCACCGGCTCGATTAATATCCCGCTGAATAGTCTGAAAAGTCGCGCCGCAGAATTAAAAAAGCATAAAGACAAGCAGATCATAGTAGCGGATAAAATGGGCCAGCATTCCGCCATGGCGGTTAAACAGCTCAACGCCGAGGGTTACGCTAACGTGGTGCGCCTGAATGGCGGAGTCAGTGACTGGAGAGCCAGCAACTTGCCGCTGGTGAAAAAGTAA